A stretch of Pseudoprevotella muciniphila DNA encodes these proteins:
- a CDS encoding putative porin → MNIIRYSSFIALFILVIGCHQLHAQRILTPDDEDLDRFAGRTDSVQKEDVPEGIYVWKVDERLGTILPTSMDTLSEGFQNDAFTEGRNGQYTTTGNLGAARYSRLYFTQKSALPANDFIFTNPYDFFLRTPEEIVYTNTKSPFTNLTYHECGNKTNGEDRFTAKFATNVNKRLGFGFIFDYLYGRGYYDRQANSEMNGTLFGTYIGERYQLHAHFSTNYLKLTENGGLEDDTYITNPEAFPTSYSTSDMPVRLSKTWNKMHLNTFYLTHRYNIGFHRTLDAKGRVVRTETANELLGKKLANAVGKLTVADSITATQPLTTDTIDNTLQANQRTNQNSIDSLQFKRQFVPVIGLVHTLKFQTNNRRFISNDNMNAYSTDYFNDFYLPNDSANDLTKFISVHNTFALDINEGFSKWVKSGLSIFAAYEFQKFSMPALDGGTDKWTRHFISIGARLSKRQGHYFHYNVSGETRTDGSNFGEFFVHANADLNLPLWKDTLRLGLFGHIRNELPAFYYEHYHGRNAWWDNEDYKKIFSTRIGAELKFKDTKLTVAVEDLQNYVYFAESTSTTADNLLLYGVGVRQSSKNLKIISAQLKHKFHFGIFNWYNELTYQSSSDDDILPLPKFNVYSNFYIDFRIARVLQTKLGVDLRYFTKYYGLAYSPMIGQYAVQDEATRIKVGNYPQLNAYVNFSLKRTRFYVMASHFNHSSGTGYPFYVPHHPLNQMVLRLGISWNFKN, encoded by the coding sequence GTGAATATAATAAGATATAGTTCTTTCATAGCGCTCTTCATCCTCGTAATTGGATGCCATCAACTTCATGCGCAGCGCATCCTGACACCAGATGATGAAGATCTCGATCGTTTTGCAGGACGCACAGACTCTGTGCAAAAAGAAGATGTGCCAGAAGGAATCTATGTTTGGAAAGTGGATGAGAGGTTAGGAACAATCCTTCCGACTTCGATGGATACACTGTCAGAAGGCTTTCAGAATGATGCCTTTACAGAAGGAAGAAATGGACAGTACACCACCACTGGCAATCTCGGTGCCGCAAGGTATAGCCGCCTTTATTTCACACAAAAATCAGCCTTACCTGCAAATGATTTTATTTTCACCAATCCCTACGATTTTTTTCTAAGAACACCTGAAGAGATAGTCTATACCAATACCAAATCGCCATTCACCAATCTTACCTACCACGAATGTGGTAATAAAACGAATGGTGAAGACCGCTTTACGGCAAAATTTGCCACAAACGTAAATAAAAGATTAGGTTTTGGTTTTATCTTCGATTATCTCTACGGACGTGGCTATTATGACAGACAGGCTAACTCTGAAATGAACGGTACGTTGTTTGGCACATACATCGGAGAACGTTACCAACTTCATGCACATTTCAGTACAAACTATCTCAAACTTACAGAAAATGGCGGGCTTGAAGACGATACATATATCACCAACCCAGAGGCGTTCCCCACAAGTTACAGCACCAGTGATATGCCCGTTCGGCTGAGTAAGACGTGGAACAAGATGCACCTCAATACCTTCTATCTTACGCATCGCTATAATATCGGATTCCATCGTACGCTCGATGCCAAAGGACGTGTCGTAAGAACAGAAACTGCCAATGAGTTGTTAGGCAAGAAACTCGCTAATGCAGTAGGAAAACTCACTGTGGCCGACAGCATAACAGCAACCCAGCCTCTTACAACTGATACAATAGACAATACTCTGCAAGCAAATCAACGTACCAATCAGAATTCTATCGACAGCCTGCAATTCAAAAGGCAGTTCGTACCCGTCATTGGTTTAGTACATACGCTGAAATTCCAGACAAATAATCGACGCTTCATATCCAACGACAACATGAATGCTTATAGCACCGATTATTTCAATGACTTTTATCTTCCCAACGACTCTGCTAACGACCTGACCAAGTTCATAAGCGTACACAACACGTTCGCCCTTGATATTAACGAGGGATTCAGCAAATGGGTAAAGTCCGGGCTTTCCATTTTTGCAGCGTACGAATTCCAGAAGTTTTCCATGCCGGCACTCGATGGTGGAACTGACAAATGGACACGCCATTTCATCAGCATAGGAGCACGACTTTCAAAACGCCAGGGACATTATTTCCACTACAACGTATCGGGCGAAACTCGAACAGACGGAAGCAACTTCGGAGAATTTTTCGTACATGCCAATGCCGACCTAAATCTACCGCTCTGGAAAGATACGTTGCGTTTAGGTCTCTTCGGTCATATCCGCAACGAACTCCCTGCATTCTATTACGAACACTATCATGGTAGAAACGCATGGTGGGACAATGAAGACTATAAAAAAATATTCAGCACGAGGATAGGAGCGGAACTGAAATTCAAGGATACAAAACTTACTGTTGCTGTAGAGGACCTGCAGAACTATGTCTATTTTGCCGAATCTACAAGCACAACCGCAGACAATCTCTTACTCTATGGAGTAGGAGTGCGCCAAAGTAGCAAAAACCTGAAAATCATATCAGCGCAACTCAAACACAAGTTCCATTTCGGTATCTTCAACTGGTACAACGAACTCACCTACCAGTCGAGTTCTGACGATGACATTCTCCCATTGCCCAAATTCAATGTCTATTCAAATTTCTACATCGATTTCCGCATAGCAAGGGTATTGCAAACCAAACTTGGAGTAGATCTCCGCTATTTCACAAAGTATTATGGATTGGCATATTCACCCATGATAGGGCAATATGCAGTTCAGGACGAAGCAACAAGGATAAAAGTGGGCAACTATCCTCAACTTAATGCCTACGTCAATTTCAGCCTGAAACGCACACGTTTCTACGTAATGGCATCCCACTTCAACCATTCCTCCGGAACAGGTTATCCCTTCTATGTACCCCATCATCCATTAAACCAAATGGTTCTCCGCCTCGGCATCTCCTGGAATTTCAAGAATTAG
- a CDS encoding HAD family hydrolase: MVKLIIFDFDGTLGDTQSLIVSTMQATLKAVGLPIVSAEECASTIGLPLKECFTHLMPMDDTTASHCEKTYREIFSEKNKQMKISSFPHVIETLKTLHEKGMVLTIASSRGHESLDDFVRDMKLESYISLVLGAEDVKKAKPDAEPVLKTLKALHFSPDETLVVGDMTYDILMGKNAGTKTCGVTYGNGKASELRDAGADYIIDKLAQLPGLLF, translated from the coding sequence ATGGTTAAACTCATAATTTTTGACTTTGACGGTACACTTGGGGATACTCAAAGTTTGATTGTGAGTACGATGCAAGCAACATTGAAAGCCGTCGGGCTCCCCATTGTTTCTGCGGAAGAATGTGCTTCCACCATTGGTTTACCGTTAAAAGAATGCTTTACACACTTGATGCCGATGGATGATACGACGGCAAGTCATTGTGAGAAGACATACCGAGAAATATTTTCAGAGAAAAACAAACAAATGAAAATTTCATCATTCCCTCATGTCATAGAAACCCTGAAAACACTACATGAGAAAGGAATGGTTCTCACAATTGCCAGTAGTCGCGGACACGAATCATTGGACGATTTCGTTCGTGACATGAAATTGGAATCATATATCAGTCTTGTCTTGGGTGCAGAAGATGTCAAGAAAGCCAAACCAGATGCCGAGCCTGTGCTGAAAACACTAAAGGCACTTCATTTCTCTCCAGATGAAACACTCGTTGTAGGCGACATGACCTACGACATACTAATGGGAAAGAATGCCGGCACAAAAACATGCGGTGTGACGTATGGAAACGGAAAGGCAAGCGAACTGCGTGATGCAGGAGCAGATTATATCATAGACAAACTCGCGCAACTACCTGGCTTGCTGTTTTAA
- a CDS encoding lipocalin-like domain-containing protein has translation MRIIQYIIIAFFALFTVFSCQKYTNEDTDGQWQLISLTLNDDSTEIDKKAERIMWAFQLDLLQIRAFAPQTEGTPDYIVARYRNQGDSLHITSTYYHFRDRDSLYTDPAQTILEPFGIHGNATSYKVERLTDNEMVLRSSYWLLRFRKY, from the coding sequence GTGAGAATAATACAATATATAATCATAGCATTTTTTGCTCTTTTTACTGTATTTTCATGCCAAAAATACACTAATGAAGATACTGACGGACAATGGCAACTTATTTCATTGACCTTGAACGATGATTCTACAGAGATAGACAAAAAGGCGGAAAGAATCATGTGGGCCTTCCAACTCGACCTGCTTCAGATTAGGGCTTTTGCACCACAAACGGAAGGAACGCCAGATTACATTGTGGCACGATACAGAAATCAAGGCGATTCGCTTCACATCACTTCTACCTATTACCATTTCCGCGACCGAGACAGCCTTTATACCGACCCTGCACAAACCATACTTGAGCCTTTTGGCATTCACGGCAATGCCACAAGTTACAAAGTGGAACGGCTCACAGACAACGAAATGGTTTTACGCTCGTCTTATTGGCTGTTGCGTTTCAGGAAATATTGA
- a CDS encoding capsule assembly Wzi family protein — protein sequence MRKLLSFISICFLSVNIYGQDAWWRMRENVTYELEGQFTGAIHANPFWLQANKHGMSSTKNINGFVSAGIFRDAEKVDSGYNWSISYGLQAAIAGNYSFFPIKLRQAYMDINYKTMRISIGSKERPMEMKNNRLSTGSQTFGINARPIFQARIELPHYWQPFRNLNWLAIKGHFGYGIMVDTWWQKNYLDNGKHYVSWPLYHSKAGYLRIGNEERFPLVFEGGLEWATTFGGKAHNVSDIPGYNYSIGYGPKQWLRAIYGGGSDKSDGNGYSNAAGNTLGSWLFSLSYKGKGWKVRGYYDHFFEDQSQLFLEYGWKDGLYGFEFTLPKNRFVKSIVYEYIYTKDQSGPVYHDHTAEIPDQISGIDNYYNHSSYQGWQYWGQPIGNPLYYTALYNDDGTLAIKGNRFTGHHIGIEGEPTKEIDYRVLYTHTKNYGRYDAPYTDPKYNNSLLCEINYKPEHLKIGKFNLDGWSAGIGIAYDHGKQIGNNTGVQITVKKTGWLYR from the coding sequence ATGAGGAAATTATTATCATTTATAAGCATCTGTTTTCTTTCCGTAAACATTTATGGACAGGACGCATGGTGGCGCATGCGAGAAAATGTGACGTACGAACTGGAAGGTCAGTTCACGGGTGCTATCCATGCCAATCCATTTTGGCTTCAGGCAAACAAGCATGGCATGTCGAGCACAAAAAACATAAATGGCTTTGTTTCGGCAGGCATATTCCGCGATGCAGAAAAAGTTGATTCCGGATATAACTGGTCCATCAGTTATGGACTTCAAGCCGCTATCGCGGGTAATTACTCATTCTTTCCCATAAAACTGCGCCAGGCATATATGGATATCAATTACAAAACCATGCGCATATCTATAGGCAGTAAGGAACGCCCTATGGAGATGAAAAACAACCGCTTAAGCACAGGTAGTCAGACTTTTGGCATCAATGCACGCCCTATATTTCAGGCACGTATAGAATTGCCACATTATTGGCAGCCATTCAGAAACCTCAATTGGTTAGCCATAAAAGGACATTTTGGTTACGGTATCATGGTGGACACTTGGTGGCAAAAAAATTATCTTGACAATGGCAAACACTACGTTTCATGGCCACTATATCACAGCAAAGCAGGATACTTAAGAATTGGTAACGAAGAGCGTTTCCCGCTTGTTTTTGAAGGTGGCTTAGAATGGGCAACAACATTTGGTGGTAAAGCACATAACGTAAGCGACATTCCTGGTTACAATTATAGTATAGGTTACGGACCTAAGCAATGGTTACGAGCCATATATGGCGGCGGTAGCGATAAGAGTGATGGCAATGGTTATTCAAATGCTGCAGGAAACACGCTTGGCAGTTGGCTTTTCAGTCTGAGTTACAAGGGTAAAGGTTGGAAAGTGCGTGGATATTACGACCATTTCTTTGAAGACCAGTCACAACTGTTTCTGGAATATGGTTGGAAAGACGGCCTTTACGGTTTTGAATTCACGCTTCCTAAGAATAGATTCGTTAAAAGCATAGTTTACGAATACATATACACCAAAGATCAAAGCGGTCCCGTATATCATGACCATACTGCGGAGATTCCGGACCAAATCAGCGGTATAGACAATTATTACAACCATAGTTCCTACCAAGGCTGGCAATATTGGGGTCAGCCCATTGGCAACCCGCTCTATTATACAGCCCTATACAATGACGATGGCACTCTTGCCATCAAAGGAAACCGCTTTACAGGACACCACATTGGAATAGAAGGTGAGCCTACTAAAGAGATTGACTATCGTGTGCTATATACCCACACCAAGAACTATGGTCGATACGACGCGCCATATACAGACCCGAAATACAACAACAGCCTGCTTTGTGAAATCAACTACAAGCCCGAACACCTGAAAATCGGTAAATTCAACCTCGACGGCTGGTCGGCAGGCATTGGCATTGCATACGACCATGGCAAACAAATTGGCAACAACACAGGTGTGCAGATAACAGTTAAGAAAACAGGTTGGCTGTACCGATAA
- the rny gene encoding ribonuclease Y has product MLEIIIGATCLILGGIIGYVLFRYVLKGKYNTMLQNAEKEADVIKEKKMLEVKEKFLNKKSELEKEVQQRKQKISQVENKLKQREISLNQKQEDLSHRKQELDNQQNKLDGQKQVLAKKEEELERMQLQERAKLEELSGLSAEEAKDRLVQSMKEEARTSAQSFINEIMDDAKMTANLEAKKIVIKSIQRVATETAIENSVTVFHIDNDEVKGRIIGREGRNIRALEAATGVEIVVDDTPEAIVISAFDPVRREVCRLALHQLISDGRIHPARIEEVVAKVKKQVEEEIIETGKRTAIDLGIHGLHPELIRIVGKMKYRSSYGQNLLQHARETANLCSVMAAELGLNPKKAKRAGLLHDIGKVPDEESELPHALYGAKLAEKYKEKNEICNAIGAHHDEIEMTTLIAPIVQVCDAISGARPGARREIVEAYIKRLNDLENIASSYPGVTKTYAIQAGRELRVIVGADKIDDKQIEGLSNDIAKRIQDEMTYPGQVKITVIRETRAVSYAK; this is encoded by the coding sequence ATGTTAGAAATCATTATCGGTGCAACTTGCCTAATTTTGGGCGGCATCATAGGATATGTCTTGTTCAGATATGTTCTGAAAGGCAAATATAACACCATGCTTCAAAATGCAGAAAAAGAAGCAGACGTTATCAAAGAGAAAAAAATGCTTGAGGTAAAAGAGAAATTCCTCAACAAGAAATCTGAACTGGAGAAAGAAGTTCAGCAACGCAAGCAAAAAATTTCTCAAGTTGAAAACAAATTAAAGCAGCGGGAAATCAGCCTCAACCAAAAACAAGAGGACCTTTCACATCGCAAACAAGAACTTGACAATCAGCAGAATAAACTGGATGGCCAGAAACAGGTTCTCGCGAAGAAAGAAGAAGAACTTGAAAGAATGCAGTTGCAAGAGCGCGCAAAACTTGAAGAATTAAGCGGTCTTTCTGCCGAAGAAGCAAAAGACAGATTAGTACAATCAATGAAAGAAGAAGCACGAACTTCTGCACAATCTTTCATAAACGAGATTATGGATGATGCCAAGATGACAGCCAATCTTGAAGCAAAAAAGATTGTCATAAAAAGCATCCAGCGTGTAGCCACAGAAACAGCCATTGAAAACAGTGTTACTGTATTCCACATCGACAATGACGAAGTTAAAGGTCGCATCATCGGTCGTGAAGGTCGCAACATCCGTGCCCTCGAAGCAGCAACAGGTGTAGAAATCGTTGTTGACGACACTCCTGAGGCTATTGTAATAAGCGCTTTCGACCCTGTTCGTCGTGAAGTATGCCGTCTGGCTTTGCACCAACTCATCTCCGATGGTCGCATTCATCCTGCTCGCATTGAAGAAGTTGTGGCAAAGGTTAAGAAACAAGTTGAAGAAGAAATCATAGAAACAGGAAAGCGCACCGCCATTGACCTTGGTATTCATGGTTTACATCCTGAACTCATTCGCATTGTAGGCAAGATGAAATATCGTTCTTCATACGGACAAAATCTCTTGCAGCATGCCCGCGAAACTGCGAATCTTTGTTCTGTAATGGCGGCTGAATTGGGCTTGAATCCAAAGAAAGCCAAGCGTGCGGGTCTCCTTCACGATATAGGCAAAGTGCCCGATGAAGAAAGCGAACTCCCCCATGCTCTTTACGGTGCCAAACTGGCAGAGAAATACAAAGAAAAGAATGAAATTTGTAATGCCATCGGTGCTCACCACGATGAAATAGAAATGACCACACTCATTGCTCCTATTGTGCAGGTATGCGATGCTATCAGTGGTGCACGTCCCGGCGCACGCCGAGAGATTGTTGAGGCATATATCAAGCGTTTGAACGATCTTGAAAACATTGCGTCGAGTTATCCTGGCGTAACCAAGACCTATGCAATACAGGCCGGTCGTGAGTTGCGCGTCATTGTAGGTGCTGACAAGATTGATGACAAGCAGATAGAAGGTTTGAGTAATGACATTGCTAAACGAATTCAAGACGAGATGACGTATCCCGGACAGGTTAAGATAACTGTCATTCGCGAGACACGCGCGGTGAGTTACGCAAAGTAA
- a CDS encoding cell division protein ZapA: MEDKIAINLLVGKQIYPITVLREQEEVYRRAAKLINERLSRYQTKYPGQNYEKYLSIVLLDLAVRAESLEESKDAEPIIEKLVKLNEELEETLNVRHE, translated from the coding sequence ATGGAGGACAAAATTGCTATCAACCTGTTAGTTGGCAAACAAATATATCCAATAACCGTACTGCGAGAACAAGAAGAAGTATATCGTCGTGCTGCAAAACTCATCAACGAGAGGTTGAGCCGCTATCAAACCAAATATCCTGGTCAGAATTACGAAAAATACCTGAGCATCGTACTCCTTGATTTAGCAGTTCGCGCTGAATCCTTGGAAGAAAGTAAGGATGCGGAACCTATCATAGAAAAGTTGGTCAAACTGAATGAGGAATTGGAAGAAACTCTTAATGTGCGCCACGAATAA
- a CDS encoding leucine-rich repeat domain-containing protein yields MTTSKAVGEQVTLKVNHTFDGVTVDWGGGTTTTYNTGDEKLRTMTGTLQGQTIKLTGSKYITTLICSGQQITSLDVSNATYLQSIYAQNNELTAIDVKGLTKLKDLNVSGNKLSGRIDLRNTTVPALETLDISDNELTNIANSTVLNLTGSHANLQYLRAARNKFSRAYLNAFSKLDYADVSGIGLTNVSVKTSSYAADALTVLNAADNNLTTVDVSNCTLMSDLFLNNNSINELDVTALTKLKNVSVAGNEMTSMLQNSTNLMFYDISGNRLYFRALPKTTARPKYMVVGPQLPFIIVDENGNRITNVQVCPNYDERSNTDYIMNLANYRYDGNGRAQSTLTILDISENEEGAPLVAYNTSTGEGDYVLTTGKYVFFTNHERCILRLTHSLGYFADYNFVSAPFAIGSELTGISQATADVEKSERILVEPSAGSVVITSLTGTQPVNIFDAGGRKVWGGTVEKSITVKLPNGIYVVNGKKVLL; encoded by the coding sequence ATGACCACCTCAAAAGCAGTTGGGGAACAGGTTACTCTCAAGGTTAACCACACTTTCGACGGTGTTACTGTCGATTGGGGTGGGGGGACAACTACAACCTACAACACCGGAGACGAAAAACTCCGCACCATGACTGGTACTTTGCAGGGCCAGACAATAAAACTCACCGGCAGCAAATACATTACTACACTGATTTGCTCTGGACAGCAAATTACGAGTCTTGATGTTTCGAATGCTACATACTTGCAGAGCATTTATGCACAGAACAATGAGTTGACTGCTATCGACGTAAAAGGATTGACAAAACTTAAAGACCTGAATGTTTCAGGAAACAAACTTAGTGGAAGGATTGACCTCAGAAATACAACAGTCCCCGCGCTGGAAACACTTGATATATCAGATAACGAACTGACTAACATTGCCAATTCGACAGTTCTGAATCTTACAGGTTCACATGCCAATTTGCAATATCTCAGAGCCGCCCGAAACAAGTTTTCAAGGGCATACCTGAATGCTTTTTCTAAATTAGACTATGCTGATGTGTCTGGTATCGGGTTGACAAATGTGTCTGTTAAGACTTCTTCGTATGCCGCTGACGCATTGACGGTGCTAAACGCTGCTGACAATAACCTGACAACGGTTGATGTCTCTAATTGTACGCTTATGTCCGATTTGTTCTTGAACAACAATTCCATAAACGAACTTGACGTGACGGCGCTGACAAAACTCAAGAATGTAAGTGTTGCTGGCAACGAAATGACTTCGATGCTTCAGAATTCAACAAATCTCATGTTCTACGACATCTCTGGAAACAGACTTTATTTCCGTGCTTTGCCAAAGACGACGGCACGTCCTAAATATATGGTTGTTGGACCACAATTGCCATTCATCATCGTAGATGAAAATGGCAACAGAATTACAAATGTTCAGGTTTGCCCCAATTATGATGAACGCAGCAACACTGATTACATCATGAACCTTGCCAACTATCGCTACGATGGCAACGGACGTGCACAGAGTACCCTGACAATCTTGGATATTTCTGAAAATGAGGAAGGTGCACCTCTCGTTGCATATAATACATCAACAGGCGAAGGCGATTATGTGCTAACCACAGGTAAATATGTTTTCTTTACAAATCATGAAAGATGTATCCTGCGCTTGACGCACTCGCTCGGTTATTTCGCAGACTATAATTTTGTAAGCGCACCGTTTGCTATAGGTTCAGAACTTACTGGTATTTCACAGGCAACAGCAGATGTTGAAAAATCTGAACGTATTCTTGTAGAACCATCTGCAGGGAGTGTTGTCATAACGTCTCTCACTGGTACTCAACCTGTTAATATCTTTGATGCAGGAGGTAGAAAAGTATGGGGAGGAACAGTTGAAAAAAGCATAACAGTAAAACTGCCAAACGGAATCTATGTTGTCAACGGAAAAAAAGTGCTTCTTTGA
- a CDS encoding M60 family metallopeptidase, whose translation MKKINNILVALGLATVLFSATPVNAQVDASVAPVIVVPHSQSIDYNERTLCYTVGGNLELNDIEITSNADWVTIFKGSNREVYLHVDANYNFSSRTAKITFVNAEQTVSQILTIVQAEDGSAADIPKDDEITPSSASDNTHQGSSDISLTLDGNLSTIYHSNWSGGVSASNPAILTYNFTNVERIDYVTYVPRSSSSGTNGNFGEVEVYYTLKGGTSTLYGTYNFNQSSSPSTITFDGGLLNPTQVVFKVKSGAGTFASCAEMQFRAVSNDAKHEFAIFADDVYSELRPDVTAASIDSLSNPFIKSLATKMFNNEYSTKYRVAEYSCYSSPEYLSDLWNAPGKYYDHCEGVTGINIKKGTHAIAVSGIPAAMGSVSLRVVAWYSQEIKAEKNGEGKYELKGGGPAVYEFTLRNGLNTIEYTSDFDGLAYICYNIYGQPDKTKYPDIKVHFINGEVNGYLNKSLSNNEMYQLCRVAPNRCIDVVGDKVHSVWEAKGEAVSDQGLSAKAYGLYQHCKTSSNATKGFTQYINLLDSLIAWEHRFLGFEKYGRVPANHTMAYVNYTYYMFQGYYGVSFVWTQQERVLNCRTLMYNDGDAIWGLSHEWGHQHQMQPYFCWGSLGEVSNNMNSYYNVQAMGYKVGGKPGDRYWETGREKMLDDSPYSGGTTVSSARHLAYNARNNFHCDDYKKLAGFMTDSIIHPANDNTAATWNFGGTNYTITNRMLGISHSELGGEALTPFVMLYLYASRNWRADFSQDLYESLRRMDNEGGSDIEKTDGVDKYEYIASIQNSNKGSRYSEFRSKYPSSCWITRNYLNSGNVSKNTNTVPFIFNFIRKCSRLTGYNLVPYFEQWGFFRTIALQIGDYGTYYHLMTPQMVQEFKEDMNALGLNTLDEATISEMSNCKDMYEVEFGVTPTIPN comes from the coding sequence ATGAAAAAGATAAACAATATATTAGTTGCATTAGGGCTTGCAACGGTTCTCTTTTCTGCAACTCCTGTTAATGCCCAGGTTGACGCTTCAGTGGCTCCTGTAATTGTTGTGCCACACAGTCAGTCAATCGATTATAACGAACGCACGCTTTGTTACACTGTCGGTGGAAATCTGGAACTCAATGATATCGAAATCACAAGCAATGCTGATTGGGTAACAATTTTCAAAGGCTCCAATCGTGAAGTCTATCTACATGTAGATGCCAACTATAACTTCTCAAGCAGAACAGCGAAAATCACATTCGTAAATGCAGAACAGACTGTCAGCCAAATACTTACTATCGTTCAGGCAGAGGATGGTTCTGCTGCCGATATACCCAAAGATGATGAAATCACACCTTCTTCTGCTTCAGATAATACACATCAAGGCTCATCCGACATCTCGCTCACACTGGATGGTAACCTAAGTACAATCTATCACTCCAATTGGTCGGGTGGCGTAAGTGCCAGTAATCCTGCGATACTTACATACAATTTTACAAATGTCGAGAGAATTGACTATGTAACTTATGTTCCACGTAGCTCAAGCTCTGGAACGAATGGAAATTTTGGAGAAGTTGAAGTATATTATACGCTTAAAGGTGGTACATCCACACTCTATGGTACATACAACTTCAATCAATCATCTTCACCGAGCACAATTACATTCGACGGAGGGCTCTTGAACCCGACACAAGTTGTTTTCAAAGTGAAAAGTGGAGCAGGAACATTTGCAAGCTGTGCAGAAATGCAGTTCCGTGCTGTAAGCAATGATGCGAAGCACGAATTTGCCATATTCGCAGATGATGTGTATAGCGAACTCCGCCCGGACGTAACGGCAGCATCTATCGACTCTTTATCAAATCCTTTTATCAAATCGCTTGCAACGAAGATGTTTAACAACGAGTATTCAACCAAATATCGTGTGGCAGAATACTCTTGCTATAGTTCTCCGGAGTATTTGAGTGATCTGTGGAATGCGCCTGGTAAATATTATGACCACTGTGAAGGTGTAACAGGAATAAATATCAAGAAAGGTACACACGCTATAGCCGTAAGCGGCATTCCGGCAGCTATGGGGAGTGTATCGTTACGCGTAGTGGCATGGTATAGCCAAGAGATAAAGGCAGAAAAGAATGGCGAAGGTAAATACGAACTTAAAGGCGGTGGACCTGCCGTATATGAATTTACACTACGCAATGGTCTCAATACGATAGAATATACAAGCGATTTTGATGGTCTTGCATACATTTGTTACAATATTTATGGACAGCCCGACAAGACAAAGTATCCGGACATAAAAGTACACTTCATTAATGGTGAAGTGAATGGCTATCTTAACAAATCTTTGTCTAATAATGAAATGTACCAGTTATGTAGAGTGGCACCAAATAGATGTATAGATGTAGTGGGCGACAAGGTTCACTCAGTATGGGAAGCAAAAGGAGAAGCCGTAAGCGACCAAGGTTTATCTGCAAAAGCTTACGGACTGTACCAACATTGTAAAACAAGTTCGAATGCCACCAAAGGTTTTACCCAATATATCAACCTCCTCGACTCACTTATTGCTTGGGAACATAGATTTTTAGGATTTGAAAAGTATGGAAGAGTTCCGGCAAACCATACTATGGCATACGTGAACTATACTTATTATATGTTCCAAGGATATTATGGTGTGTCTTTCGTCTGGACACAGCAGGAGCGCGTGCTCAACTGCAGAACGTTAATGTATAATGATGGTGATGCCATCTGGGGACTTTCCCACGAATGGGGACACCAGCATCAGATGCAACCATATTTCTGCTGGGGTTCTCTGGGCGAAGTTTCAAACAATATGAACTCCTATTATAATGTACAGGCCATGGGATACAAAGTAGGCGGAAAACCCGGCGACAGATATTGGGAAACTGGTAGGGAAAAGATGTTAGACGACTCGCCATATAGCGGTGGTACAACTGTTTCTTCTGCCCGCCACCTGGCATACAACGCACGCAATAATTTCCACTGTGATGATTATAAGAAACTTGCCGGTTTCATGACCGACAGTATCATACACCCGGCAAACGACAATACTGCAGCCACATGGAATTTCGGCGGAACAAACTACACCATAACAAACCGTATGCTTGGAATCTCCCACAGTGAACTTGGTGGAGAGGCACTCACACCTTTCGTCATGCTTTATCTCTATGCAAGCAGAAATTGGAGAGCAGACTTCTCGCAGGACCTCTATGAATCTTTGCGCAGAATGGACAATGAAGGTGGTTCAGATATAGAGAAAACTGACGGAGTAGACAAGTATGAATATATTGCAAGCATACAGAACAGCAACAAGGGAAGCCGCTACTCAGAATTCAGAAGCAAATATCCTTCTTCATGCTGGATAACCAGAAACTACCTTAATTCAGGAAATGTCAGCAAGAACACAAACACTGTTCCGTTCATCTTCAACTTCATAAGGAAGTGTTCACGCCTGACAGGCTACAACCTCGTTCCATACTTTGAACAGTGGGGCTTCTTCCGCACAATCGCACTGCAGATTGGCGACTATGGCACATACTACCATCTGATGACACCACAAATGGTTCAGGAATTCAAGGAAGACATGAACGCTCTCGGTCTGAATACACTCGACGAAGCAACCATCAGCGAAATGTCAAATTGCAAGGATATGTACGAAGTGGAATTCGGTGTAACACCGACCATTCCCAACTAA